The sequence CTTTGCGGGGTGCGGTCCGCCCAACGGGGGGACGCGCCCTCAAACGACCCGCGACCCCCAGCCGGGAGTTGGTCGCCGCCTCCCCAACCGCAGGGCTAGGTCCGACGAACCGGCGGAGCCCCACGGCCGTCCCCCGGGGGACGGCCGTGGGGAGGATTCCGGCCCGTTTCAGACCGACTGCCACCTTGAAAGCCCCCTCCCAATCCGCCATCCTCGCCCCACCTCAAAAAGCAAATTCCTATCAGTCCTGCGTCCGCCGACGGGCAAAGAATATTGGGGTTTAGTCACTCCGGCGGCAGCTTGACAGAATCGAGGCCGCTTTGCTCTGATCGCCGCGCCTCTCCAGGGGGGTAGCCAGGGCCTCAAGGCCCCGCGGGTGTCGTCAGTACGGATGCGCTTCACGGCGTGTGAAGAATGTCCCGGCCCCCGCTGCATGCAGTCTCGCATGCCAGGCAAGACCGCGAAGGTGACCTGTCAATATCAATCAGGCTGGCTCGCCACAGCCTCCTTCGCAATTCGATGTCCTCATGTTGGTAACCCCCCAGATGTGGTCGCTGTTCGCGATCTTCGTTGCCGTTGCTCTGCTGGTCGACTTCTATGCGTTGAACAAACAGGGAGCGCACAGCGTTGGCATGCGCGAAGCGGCGATATGGTCCCTGATATGGGTGGCGACGAGCCTGCTGTTCATGGGATGGATGTGGTGGTACGTGGGAGGCCTGAGCGACGATCCCGCAATGCAGGCGATGGCCGATACCAAGGCGCTCGAGTTCGTGACGGGCTATCTGGTCGAGAAAGCCCTGGCCGTCGACAACGTCTTCGTGTTCCTGATGCTGTTCACCTACTTTGCCGTCCCGCCGGAATACCAGAAGCGCGTATTGATGATAGGCATCCTGGGCGCTCTGGTTCTTCGTGCGGTGATGATCCTCGTGGGCGCATGGGCGATAGCGCGGTTTCACTGGATTCTCTACTTCTTTGGCGCGTTCCTTGTGTTCACCGGTATCAAGATGTGGTGGGCCGCAGGCCAGGAACCGGACCTGGAGTCGAACCCGGCGCTGAACTGGGTCCGGCGTCGCCTGCAGGTGGCCCCGGACTACGACGGCGAGCGATTTACCACCAGGATCGACGGCAAGAGGGTGCTCACGCCGCTTGCGGTCGTGGTCATGCTGATCGGGATCGTCGACGTCATCTTTGCGGTGGACTCCATCCCGGCAATCTTTGCCATTACGACCGATCCCTTCATCGTGATGACGTCAAACGTGTTTGCCATCCTGGGGCTGCGGGCGATGTACTTCCTGCTTGCCGGCGTGCATGAGCGCTTTCACCTGCTGACCTATGGTCTGGCAATTGTCCTGGTGCTGATTGGCACGAAGATGCTGCTGCTCGACATCTACAAGATTCCCGTGGTCTGGTCGTTGGCAGCCACGGTGACCGTGCTGGCTGTCACCATGATCCTGTCGCTACTCATCCCACCAAAGGGCGCAGCCCCCCGTGGCGCATACCCGTTCAAGGCCAAGAAAGCACCAGGCACGGACGACCCGAAATAGCTCAGCGGCTCCGGCGCGCCGGTCGCGCGCCGCTCGCGGGAGCGAACACCGGCGTTGGTGTCACGAAGCGTGAGGCGTCGAAGGACGCGAAGTCCACGAAGGCAAAGGCCGCGCCGAATAGGCATAGTGGTGCACATGCGATGGACAAGCAGGATGTATTGGGCATGCAAAGGGTGCGCCGAGGGCGCAGCGACAAGCTACTGGGAACAACCTTGCCAAGAGGTGCGTGGGGTAGACTAGCAGAGCGAGCAAGATGGCTTTGCGAAACAGATGGTGCAAGAGGCGTTCAGAACTATCCAGTGTCTGGACCATGTTGGCCGAAGAACACCAACTCAAATACAGGAAAGGGATGTTGCCATGAAGTGTCACGAAAAGGAGATTGGTGGAGCGATTGGCAGTGGAACACGGCGTTGCAGAAAGGAGGATAGTGGCAACGCATCTGGAGGGGAGAAATGCGGCCTGTTCAGAGCGACGGCGGGTGGCTACACGGTAGTGGAGCTCTTGGTAACGGTAGGAATCATTGTTATCCTTGGGGGACTATTGCTTGGAGGGGTGCATATTGCGGCCCGACGGAGCAAGGACGTGGAATGCAGGAGCAACCTGCGACAGCATGGGGTGGCCTTGTTGGACTTCGTGGCTACGCATTCTGTGTATCCACTGGCTGGAAACGCGGACAAGCAGCATCCGGAGCACACAGTGAATTGGCGGAAATCGATCTTAAATAGCAAGGACTTAGACGGAAAACTGACAAGCTGTCCAACGGCAATTGAGCCAGTGGGGCGGCAGGAGGCGTTCATATCCTACGGCTACAATGACCGAGGAGTCATCGGGTCCGGTACGGATGCTCCGCTTGGGCTCGGAGGGAAGGGCGTTATGGGAAGTAGTTCGAGGTGGCCGCCCGTAGGCGAGCATGAGGTAGTCAGGCCTAGTGAGATGGTGGGTATTCTTGACGCAGCAACGGCATGGAGGGGTTTGATTGACGACGGGAGGAGCAGCTACAGCGGCCGCTATTTTTATGCACCCGGTTCGGAGGCGGGAAGGGACAGAATGATGAGCCGCCACCAGGGCCGCGTGAACGTTGTGTTCGTGGACGGGCATGTCAGCGCACCGAGGATCAAAATGGTGTTCGTGGAGGCGGACCCAAGCGGCCTCGCGATATGGAATAGGGACGGAGAGCCCCATGGCGAAAGGTTAGACTAGAATTCTGCCACCCATGTATCCATGGGCCAGCCAGTGAAGCTTTCGGATTGCATCGCGCTCGATGCCCGGTTCACCGCCGAACTCTCCCAGCGATCCATTGCCGGTCAGATCGAGTATTGGGCCAACCTGGGCCGGGGCATCGAACAAGTGATCCAGCGGGCTGCGCTTCATCCATGCGGAGGTGCTGGCTGCCGAACCCGGTCTGGAGCCTTACGCCTGGTGGCTGTCGTTGAGAAGGGGCAGCCCGTCCGTTTGAATCCACCCGTTCCCCGGTGGCTCCAGCCATGGTTCGGGTCGGCGTGACCGGAGCCTTCGCCCGACTCCGGTTGAACGGAATGGAACGGCGGCGTTGGCGCGTGGGCCCCCCCGGCTTGGCGCCACAGCCTGGCGCGCTTGCATGATGACATCACGGAAGTCACGCGTGACCGCGTGAACGTGCAGATTACGATTCGTGACGTTCCTCGTGCGGTCCGGGATGAACTGGCGGCGCGCGCCGCCTGCCAGGGCCGGTCGATGCAGGAATTTTTGCAGGAGTTTTTGGGTGCCGACCTGGAGCGGTTGGCGGCCCGCCCTCAAAGGGAGCAGATGCTGTCAAGCTTGCGCGAGCGCAAGGCACTGGCGGGTACACGGGTGGCGCCGGATGAAATCCTGGCGCAGCGAGATGCGGCTCGACGGTGAGTGCGGTTGGACCTCCGTGTTCCAGCGGTGTCGGATGGCGGGAGAGAGCCAGTTTGTCCGGCGTCCCTGTTCCCCATGGCCGTCGGCGAAGCTCAGGTGGGCTCCGGAGCGGGGGCATCGGGAGCATCCAGGCGGTATTGCGTTCACGGATACGAGGTAATACCCTGGCTCTCATGGCGACGATCACCTGCAAGCTGCCCGAGGCTCTCGACGCCGAGCTCGAGGCGGTGGCAGAGAAGCGGGGGGTTTCCAAGTCGGAGGTGGTTCGCGAAGCCATCGAAGCGAACCTGCCTGAGCAGAAAAGGCGGGCCGGGCTTTCCGCCTTCGATGTCATGAAGCCGGCGGCGGGAATCCTGAAGGATGGTCCGTGCGACCTGGCCACCCACCCGCGGCACATGGAAGGGTTCGGGCGTGACTGAGGCCGCCATCCTCGACACGGGCCCCCTGGTCTCATTTCTCCATTCGAACGAGCAGCACCATGGGTGGGTGGTCGATCGGCTCAGGGAGTTGCCACCCCGGTTTCTCTCCTGCGAGGCGGTCCTCACCGAATCCTGCTTCCTGCTTGGCTTCCATCCCCGTGCGATGGAACAGATCGACGCATGGTTGGAACGGGGCGTGATCCAATTGCCGTTTCAGTTTCTCCCGGAACGCCCGCGGGTCATGCGCCTGATGCACGCCTATCGGAACGTGCCCATGTCCTTTGCGGATGCGTGTCTCGTCCGCATGTCGGAACTGCATCCCAGCCTGCCGGTGTTCACCCTGGACAAGGACTTCCGGGTCTACCGGAAGAACGGCCGCCAGCGGATGGAAACCATCATGCCCGAGTGAATCGGGCCGATTTCTCGCGTCCCCACGTTTCCGGATGCGGCTGGCCGTCGTTGTTCCTGGCGATCGGTGAACCGGTCGTCGTTCACGCCGATGAAGGGGATGAGCTTGAGCTTCCAATCGTTCATCATCAGCCAGCCGTACTTCTCCCCGTAGCCCATGATCCCGGCGCCGGCGGTGGCCGGGTAGGCGTGGAAGTCGCCCAGGTACATCTGCTGGGCCAGCCCCAGGGTGCGCAGGTTGTTGCGGCCATCGGTCGCGAGGGCCGCCCCCCTGCCCCGGGACAACGCCGGCAGCAGCAGACCGGCCAGGATCGCGAGGATGGCGATCACGACCAACGCTGGTGGACACGGATGTCCTGCTGGATGTCGCCCTGAAACGCCCGGAATTTCATCGCGATTCCGCCGCAATCCTGGACTGGGGCGAAGCGCATTCCGGCAGTCTGGCGGTTTCGTGGCACAGCCTGGCAACCCTGTTCTACCTGGTACGACCCGATGCCCGGCCCTTCATACAGGACCCATCGAGTTCGCCGATCTCCCGGCCGTAGGACGGGAGGCCATGCTGGCGGCCCTGAGTTTTCCCATGGCGGACTTGGAGGACGCCATGCAAGCCGCTGCGGCACTCGCCTTCGGAACATATTTCATCATGACCCGGAATCTGGCCGACTATCGTCCATCGCCGGTGCCCGTGTGTTCGCCGGTTCAAGCCATCCGGCGGTTGCGGACGTGAACCGCGTCGGCACAAGCCTTGCACCCGCCGTCTTCCGGTTCCCCCACCTCGACCTCGGCCGCGTTGCGCGCCCCCTCCTCCTGTTGGACAGCGGCGATGACCATGAATGGGGGATGTGGTCCGAGGAGTTGCCATAGCGAGAACCCTTCACCTCGCGTTGCCCAAGCTGGCGAGCGCACCGTTCCTCAAGCTCTGGGAACAGGAGGTCTTCGAGCTGTTCCTGGCCGAGGGTAAGATCACCGAAGAGGTCGTCGCGAACATGCGCTCCTGGAAGCATTCGGGCTTCAGCGTCGATCAGAGCGTGCGGCTGGAGGCAGGGGATACCGCCGGCATCCAGCGCTTGCTCCAGTACTTACTTCGTTGCCCCTTCAGCCAGGCTCGGATGATCCGCCTCCGCCAAGGCTACGGCGGGACAAGTCGAGGTCACCGAGGCCGGGAAAGTCATCGACAAGAGCGACCACAACGCGGTACGCCGCTTTCCCGAGCCGGGGGACGAGGAGCTCCTGGCCGGACCTTCGCGCAACTTCCAGGTGTTCGATCCCTTGGATTTAAACCGACCCGCTGACCTGTCCCAGGTGCGGTGCGACAATGGTTCGGGTCGGCGTGACCGGAGCCGTGGACAAGGCTTGGTTGCCGGCCTTCGGACCCTTTGACATCTTGATGCAGCATATTCACACTTTGATGCATGCGAACGACGGTTTCGATCGAAGACACGTTGCTTCAGAAGGCTAGGGAGGCCTCGATCCGTCGCGGTTGCACGCTCAGTGAGGTGGTGGAGGATGCGCTCCGGGTGGTTCTGGTGAGCCAGCCCAAGTCGATGGCGAGGATTCCGGTTCCGAGATGGACGACCTGTTCCGGTGATGGCGTGCGCGCCGGGGTGGACTTGAACCATTCGTCCGCCCTCCTGGAGGCCATGGACGAGCCATGATGTTGCTGGATGTCAACATCCTGGTTCACCTCCACCGGGAGGATGCGGACCAGCATGACGCGATTCGGGATTGGATCGGAGCCACCCTCGTCGGTCATCGGCGGATCGCTGTCACCGACCTGGCCTTGAGCGGATGCATGCGGGTGGTGACCCACCCCAAGGTCTTCAAGCAACCCTCCCCCCTTCATCTCGCGCTTCAGTTCGTCGAGGAGTTCCGTTCCCATTCCCGGATTCACGTCCTGAATCCTGGACCGGGGCATTGGGAGCGATTCATCGAGCTCTGTCGCAAGGTCGATGCCCGGGGAAACCTGGTCCCTGACGCCTACCACGCTGCTCTGGCCATGGAACAGGATTGCGAATGGATTTCCCTCGACCGCGGATTCGCGCGATTCCCGGGCCTGTGCTGGCGGCATCCGTTGGATTAGTCCGGGGCTCACGCTGGAGGCCCGCTCCCGAGACCGCGTCAGGTCGTCCCGGGTGAGAGCTCCATGGCCGGGATTTCGAACAACCGCAGATCGTCCCGATCATGCCCCTTGTCTCACCCTCCGAGCGTCGCCTCGGAGGGCCGAGTTCCACGAGGCCGCAAGGGTGTGGAGCGTTGGATTGAGGACTCGCGGAGCTCGTCCCACCGATTCGCTGCCTCCTCACCCACCACTCCGGGATGCACCGCGGGACCGCCACAACAGCAGAACCAGCCCCGCCAGCAGCAGGGTTCCCACCCCGGGCTCCGGAATCGACGGCACCGTGAGCGGATCGGCCGGGGTCAGCTGATGATCGGCGAATTGCTGCGCCGTCTCCAAAACCACCGCCCCGGTCACCGGAGTGACCAACTGATACCGGGCCGCCAGGCGCACGGCCTCCGAGTGCTTTCGAGCCCGGCGCCGTCGTTCCACCTCACCGTGGGCCCACAACCGCGCCAGATGCCCGGTGGTCTCGACCGCGTGCAGCCCCTCCGGCGGCGTTGTCAGCGTGTCGAGAGTGCGCTCCCACTCCGAACCGAGCGTCCCGCCCCGGGTCATCAACCCCCGAAGGTCTTCCTCCAACGATCCGCGGCGTGGATGCGCACGCACCCCGGGAAGCCCGTCCAGATCCTGAAGGAGTTGGTTCGGACCCGGACGCACCGGCAGGGCGACGAGCGTGACGCCGGACCCATGGCGTTCCCACCGCTGACGCAAGGCCTCCGGGGAGGAGATCGCCACGGGCTGCGGCCCATGCACCCAGACCATCATCGAGTCCGGGCCCGCCCCAATCGCATCCCTCGCAGCGAGGAGCGCCGGGACGTTGTCGGCCCCTCCGCGCAGTCGCATCCCCTCCAGGCGTGCCGACCAGCCCGTTGCCACGCCTCCAGTCCCGCCCGGCGGCAGGAGCCATACCGGCTCGTCCGTGGCCAGCAGCACCCCCGCCCACGGAAGCTCCGCCACCGCCTCCTCCAGCGCCGCGGCCGATTCGGCGAGGAACCCGGTCATCCCCACAGAACCGTCGAGGACGAAGACCACCCGGTTCGGGACGACAACGGGCACGGGGGCCAGGGTCTGCCGTACCACGGGCGCCCCCTCGGCCCGCCGGTCCCGGGTCCATGCCACGGTGACTTCCGGCCTCCGGTGCACCCGCACCCGCGCGTCCCCGGAAACCAGGGTCTGCTCGTCCAGCAGGCCCTGCAGGGAATGCGCCTTCGGTCCCGCACCCAGCAACGGCGAATCGGCCTCAACAGGTCCGGTGGACTCCACCCAGACGGTGTGCCGCAGCGCCCCGCCAATGTTGAAATTCCGTTCCAGAAACACCGGCCACCGCCATTCCGCCCGGGCCCCGGCATCGAGCGGCAACGGCGCCGTCCAGCCGATCCGCGTCTTGATCGTCCCGCCCCGCCGGGGCACGGGAAAGCACTGGACCAGGATGCGGTCGGGACCGCAGGTGTTGACCAGCACGGGATCGCGACGCTGCCGGATGGCGACGCTGCGGTAAGCCTCGCGAACGCGGCCCCGCTCGGCGAAGGCCGCTTCGCGTTCCTCGCCCTCGACCCAAAGGGTGAGCCGCGAAACGACCGCACCGGGTGGCAGCAGCACCTGGGCGCGGGCCTCCTGATCGAGGTCCCCGTCATTGCGGAACTCAAGGATCCATTCGCCGTAGCCGATGGCCGCGTCCGCATCGAGCGTGACGTCCAGCCGCGACGTCGTCAGGGACAACCCCTTGAGCCTCCCCCCCACCCGGTCGCCACCCTGATCCGCATCCCAGGTCCACTGGTTCAACTCGGCGAAGGCGCCGCGGCCCGTGCGCACTGCCGGGGCGGGGACGGTGTTGAACGGCCGGCCGGTCACCCGGTAGTAGAGGACACGCGCCTGTTCGGGCGACGGCGGCGGACTTGGAAACATCCACTCGGTCGGATCGAGACCGGCCGCACCCCGGCCCCGCCCGTAGCAGGCGCGGAGCAGGGCATCCTCCTGCCCCACCGCCCGCAGCCATCGCAGCCCGCGCCGCTCCGTGGCGGGGTCCTCCGACAAGGCCCATCCCATGCCGGCGCGGGTGAGCCAGCCCGGGGCATTCAGGGCAACCAACGCGAAGAACCCCAACAGGGCTCCGCGCTGGATCGCCGGAAGCAGTCCCTCCGCCGCGGGCCGCAACGCACGGAGCCGGCGCCGAAGGAAGATCGCGCTCAGGAACGCCAGGACCGGCGCGCAGGGCAGCAGGCCGATGCCCAGGTAGATCACGCCGATGAGACCGAACGGTGTCATGGGCAGAAACAGCACCGTGTAGAATCCGGCCACCCCGAGAGCCAGGCCGTTCCCCCAGCCCAGTCGCCGCGGCGAGGCAACCCGTCCCTCCCGAATGGCCCGCCAGACCTGGAAGTTGCCCAGAACCACCAGCGCCACCAGCAGCCCGTGCAACGGCGTCGGCAGCGGATCGAAGAATGCAGCGGCACACATCCCGAGACTCCACTCCAGGAACAGGGTGACCGCCGGCAGAACCACCCCGAAACCAAGCAGAAACACCATGCCCCAGTCGCGTCGCCCCGACGCCCGGACCGTGGCCAAGGCCGGGTCGGACTTCTCAGGGGGAGAACCCGTGGGAACGCCCGGCGCCGCGTTGTCGGGCAGCCCAATCCGCGCGGTAATGCGCCGCACGTCGTCTCCGGTGACCACTTTCAATCCAGCACCCGCCACGTCCTCCTCCACATGGCGCCGCAGATCGTCGAGCACTTCGTCCGCCTCCGCCTCCGGGAGATTCAGACTCCGCCGCGCCTCGTCGAGATAGCGCTGCAATTCGCCACGGCCCGCGTGGGTCCATTCACTCATGCTGACCTCCTTGCTCCCGAAGAATCCGGGCTCCGGCCTGCAACGTGTCGAGATACTCCTCCATCAGGGTCATGACCTTCCTTCCGGCGGGGGTGAGGGCGTAATACTTCCGGGCGGGACCTTCGGGAGACTCCTCCAGCCGGGTGCGGACCAGTCCCTGGGTGCGCAGTCGCGAAAGAATCGGGTAGAGGGTGCCCTCGCTGACTTCCAGACCGGGCACCCGCACCAGGTGCCGGACCAGTTCGTAGCCGTAACACTCCTTGCGGGCGAGCGCATGGAGAAGGCAGAGCTCGAGCATCCCCTTGCGAACCTGAACCGTCCAGTTGTCGAAAAAATCCGTCATGCAACCTCGTGGCACCAGCTACCTTGCGAAACAAAATAGTGTGGACGGCTGTCTGTCAAGCGTTGCCTCTTCGAAGACTTCGCTGTTGCCGGTCCCAGGTCGGTTGCTTAGCGTGCGAAGCCCTTAATTCGTGGAGGACACCCGTCAACCGAAGACGAACGCCCAGGCTGGCCGCTTCTGTACCACGCATTGGAGCGTTGTTCTCAAGGCGGGCGATCCCCAGGCCCCGGACGCCCTGGCCTGCCTGACTCACCTCTGTCAGACCTATTGGTATCCCCTGTATGGCTGTGTCCGGCGCCACGGCTACTCCCCGGCCGACGCCCAGGACCTGACCCAGGCGTTCTTCGCCAAGTTGCTCGACAAGGACCGGATCGCCCTCGCGGATCCCTCCCGCGGTCGGTTCCGAACCTTCCTGCTCCGGTCCCTCGAGAACTTCCTCCGCACCCAGCACCGCGATCGCAACGCCCGGAAGCGGGGCGGCGGACAACAGTTCGTCTCCCTGGACGCCGGGACCGCGGAGGAACGCTACGCCGAGGACCCGGCCGGCACGGCAACACCCGCCGAAGTCTTTGAACGCGACTGGGCCGCCACCCTGATCGAACAGGTCCTGGACCAGCTCCGACGGGAATTCGCCACCAGTGGACGCCTCGAACTCTTCGATGCGCTCGAACCTCACCTCTGGGGCGACGAACTTTCCACCCCCCACGCCCAGATCGCCGCGCCCCTCGGCATGACCGTCGTCGCCGTCCGCGTCACCCTTCACCGCCTGCGCCAGCGGCTTCACGATCTCCTGCGCCAGACCGTCGCGGCCACCCTCGAGAATCCCGCCGAAATCGACGACGAGCTTCGGCACCTGCGGCAGGTCCTCGCCCGGTAACCCTCCGGACGGCGCGTCGGGCGCGTAACATTTCGCCGCTTTCCGGATAGGCCCCTGAGACGCCCGATGACGGCCCACCCTGCTCCTGCCTCCGAGCGCCGCTGCCTGCGCTGTGGCGCTCCGCTGCGGCGCCATTCCCGCAGCAGCGTCTGCGGGCATTGCCTGCTCGAATCCGCGACCTCCCTCGCTCCTCCGGCGAACCATCCCTCCATTCCGGACCCCGCCGAGGGAGCCGCCCCCACCATCCCCTTCGGCGACTACGATCTGGAACGGGAAATCGCCCACGGCGGCATGGGCGTGGTCTATCGGGCCCGCCAGCGAAGCCTCGGACGCACCGTGGCCGTCAAGCTCCTGCTCCTCGGACGACACGCCAGCCAGGAGAGCATCCAGCGCTTCCATCGCGAGGCCCAGGCCGTCGCCAGCCTTCGCCATCCCCACATCGTCGCCATCCACGAAATCGGCGAATGCGACGGCCAGCCGTTCTTCTCGATGGAGTACGTCGAGGGCCTCAACCTCGCCGAACTGATCCGTGCCGGCCCCCTCGCCCCCCGCGAAGCCGCCACCCACGCCCGCACCATCGCCGAGGCCGTCCATCACGCCCACAACCAGGGCATCCTCCACCGCGACCTCAAACCCTCCAACATCCTCGTCGATGCCTTCGGCGGACTCCGTATCACCGACTTCGGCCTCGCCCGTCCACTCGACGGCAGCAGCGACCTCACCGAAACCGGTCGCGTCCTTGGCACCCCTCACTATCTCGCCCCCGAAGCCGCCACCGGACGCATCGAGGAGGTCGGACCCCCCAGCGACCTCTACGCCATCGGCGCCATCCTCTACGAACTCCTCACCGGCAGACCCCCCTTCCTCGCCCAGTCCATTCCCGAAACCCTCCTGCGCATCCGCGAAACCGACCCGGTCAGCCTGCGCCGCCTGAACCCGGCCCTTCCCGAGGACCTCGAAACGATCTGCCTCAAGTGCCTCGAAAAATCGCCCGCCGCCCGTTACGCGACCGCCCAGGCCCTCGCCGATGACCTCGACCGCTGGCTGCGCCACGAACCCATCCGTGCCCGACCCGTCTCCCATGTCGAACGGCTCTTCAAATGGACCCGTCGCAACCCGCGCACCGCCGGCCTCCTGCTCCTTTCCTGCACCGCCGCTGCGGCCCTGATAGCCACCCTCGTCGTCTCCCACCTCCAGGTCCGTGCCGCCAACGCCCGCACCACCGCCGAAGCCGAACTGAACCGCCGCAGCCTGGTCCGCCTCCATGTCCAGTCCGGCAACCAGCGGGTGGGCGACGGCGATCCGCTGGCCGCCCTCGCATGGTTCGTCGAGGCGCTCGCCCTCGAAGGCGGCCAACCCGCCCGCGAAGACATCCATCGCCGTCGCATCGGCGCGATTCTCCGCCATGCGCCCCAACTGGAACGACTCTGGTTCCATGATGCCTTCGTCCAGGAAGCACTGCTCAGCCACGATCATTCCGTGGTCGCCGCCACGTCGATCGAGGACACCGCGAAGTTCTGGGACGTCGGCTCCGGCCGGCCACGCCCGGGTCCCGTCACGGCCAGTTCCGTGCGGTTCTGCCCGGACCATCGCCAGTTCATGACCTCGGCCCCAGGCCAGGTCATCCAATTCTGGAACCTGTCCGACGGCGAACCCGCCCCGCAGATGCCGACGTTCACAGCGGTGAACTTCGCTCATTACGAACCCACGGGTCGCTGGGTGGCCGCGGTCGATCCCCGGGGAGTCCATCGCTTCGATGTCCGTACCGGTCAACCCGTCGGTGCCCTCCTCGCGCCGGGCCATGAAGTGAATGCGCTCCGGTCCTCGCACAACGGTCGCTGGCTCATCGGGGTCGCCCAGCACGGCGTCATCACGGTCTGGGATGCCGGGGAGGATCCCCCGGCTTCGCGGACCTTCAAAGTCGCCGGCCCGGTCCACCAGTGGATTGTCGATTCCCCGGGATGCCGGCTCGCCAGCGTCATCGGAGGCGCGGCCCTGGAACATATCGTCCGCCAATGGGACCTCGCCACCGGCTTGCCTGCCGGTCCCGACCTCACCCACGACTCCGGCGTCACAACGCTTCATTACAGTCCGGACGGAACCCGGCTCGTCACCGGCACCTGGGGCGGCTCGGCCCAACTCTGGGAGGCCGCCACCGGCAACCGGATCGGTCCGCCCATGACCCATCAGGGTGGCGTACGCTCCGCCCGGTTCAGCCCCGACGGTCAATTCCTCGCCACCGCAAGTTGGGATACCACCGTCCGGTTTTGGGACCCTCACACCGGCCATCCCCAGTCCCCATGGCTCCGCCACGGCGGCTTCGTGTCGTCTCTCGCCTTCAGCTCCGACAGCGCGCGTCTCCTCACCGGCAGCCAGGACACCGCCGTCCGCCTTTGGCGCCTCGCCACCAACAACCCCGCGCGCCTCCACCTCGATCACGGCAGCCAGGTGGAAATGCTGCGCTTCGACCCCACCGGCCAGTTCCTGGTCTCGTCCGGTCGCGAAGGCACCGTGCATCTGTGGGACCGCCTTTCCGGCACGCTCCAGCGGACCCTTCACCACCCCGCCGCGGTTCCCGATGCCCGCTTCAGCCCCGACGGCCGCCATCTCCTGACCGCCTGCGAGGATGGCACCGCCCGGTTGTGGAACCCGCGGACAGGCGAACCCGTCCATCCCGGCGTCTCCCACGGCGCACCCCTGCACAGGATCGCCTTCAGCGGGGACGGAAGCCGATTCCTGACCACGGGCAGAACGAGCCGCGAATTGAGGATCTGGGATGCCGCCACCGGCCTGCCCGCGTCCCCTCCGTTGGTTCACCCGCTCCCCATCGCCGTCGCCGCCTTCAGTCCCGACGGCGCCCGGGCACTCACGGCCGATCGGGAAGGCGGGTTGCAGATCTGGAACGTCTCCACCGGCCAGCCCGCAGGTCCGCTCCTCGCCGTCGGCGGCCCGGTCGCGTCCGCCACCTTCAGCCCGGACGGCGGGCGCGTCCTCACCGGTTGGGCCGACGACACCCAGCTTCCCTCCGGAGCCCAGCTCTGGGACGTCCGGACCGGAGAACGGATCGGCGGCCCCATGATGCACTTCGATGGCCTCTTCCATGTCGAGTTCAGTCCCGACGGCCGCTACATCGCCTCCTGCGGCGAAGACAACACCGCGCGGATCTGGAACGCCGCCACCGGCGATCCCGTCACGCCCCCGCTGCGGCACCGGGCCTACGTCTGGCGCGCCACCTTCAGCCCCGACAGCCGTCTCCTCGCCACAGCCAGCCAGGACGGCACGGCCCGCGTCTGGGAAACGGAAACCGGCGAAGCCGTGACGCCTCCAATCCCCCATCCGGGACCCGTCCATCGAGTCGCCTGGAGTCCCGATTCCCGCGAAATCGCCACCGCCGGGAATTCCACCCA comes from Verrucomicrobiia bacterium and encodes:
- a CDS encoding transposase translates to MPKLASAPFLKLWEQEVFELFLAEGKITEEVVANMRSWKHSGFSVDQSVRLEAGDTAGIQRLLQYLLRCPFSQARMIRLRQGYGGTSRGHRGRESHRQERPQRGTPLSRAGGRGAPGRTFAQLPGVRSLGFKPTR
- a CDS encoding PadR family transcriptional regulator, whose product is MTDFFDNWTVQVRKGMLELCLLHALARKECYGYELVRHLVRVPGLEVSEGTLYPILSRLRTQGLVRTRLEESPEGPARKYYALTPAGRKVMTLMEEYLDTLQAGARILREQGGQHE
- a CDS encoding type II toxin-antitoxin system VapC family toxin gives rise to the protein MMLLDVNILVHLHREDADQHDAIRDWIGATLVGHRRIAVTDLALSGCMRVVTHPKVFKQPSPLHLALQFVEEFRSHSRIHVLNPGPGHWERFIELCRKVDARGNLVPDAYHAALAMEQDCEWISLDRGFARFPGLCWRHPLD
- a CDS encoding TerC family protein, encoding MLVTPQMWSLFAIFVAVALLVDFYALNKQGAHSVGMREAAIWSLIWVATSLLFMGWMWWYVGGLSDDPAMQAMADTKALEFVTGYLVEKALAVDNVFVFLMLFTYFAVPPEYQKRVLMIGILGALVLRAVMILVGAWAIARFHWILYFFGAFLVFTGIKMWWAAGQEPDLESNPALNWVRRRLQVAPDYDGERFTTRIDGKRVLTPLAVVVMLIGIVDVIFAVDSIPAIFAITTDPFIVMTSNVFAILGLRAMYFLLAGVHERFHLLTYGLAIVLVLIGTKMLLLDIYKIPVVWSLAATVTVLAVTMILSLLIPPKGAAPRGAYPFKAKKAPGTDDPK
- a CDS encoding ribbon-helix-helix protein, CopG family, producing the protein MATITCKLPEALDAELEAVAEKRGVSKSEVVREAIEANLPEQKRRAGLSAFDVMKPAAGILKDGPCDLATHPRHMEGFGRD
- a CDS encoding antitoxin, whose translation is MRTTVSIEDTLLQKAREASIRRGCTLSEVVEDALRVVLVSQPKSMARIPVPRWTTCSGDGVRAGVDLNHSSALLEAMDEP
- a CDS encoding PIN domain-containing protein, giving the protein MTEAAILDTGPLVSFLHSNEQHHGWVVDRLRELPPRFLSCEAVLTESCFLLGFHPRAMEQIDAWLERGVIQLPFQFLPERPRVMRLMHAYRNVPMSFADACLVRMSELHPSLPVFTLDKDFRVYRKNGRQRMETIMPE
- a CDS encoding sigma-70 family RNA polymerase sigma factor; the encoded protein is MEDTRQPKTNAQAGRFCTTHWSVVLKAGDPQAPDALACLTHLCQTYWYPLYGCVRRHGYSPADAQDLTQAFFAKLLDKDRIALADPSRGRFRTFLLRSLENFLRTQHRDRNARKRGGGQQFVSLDAGTAEERYAEDPAGTATPAEVFERDWAATLIEQVLDQLRREFATSGRLELFDALEPHLWGDELSTPHAQIAAPLGMTVVAVRVTLHRLRQRLHDLLRQTVAATLENPAEIDDELRHLRQVLAR